A section of the Dehalobacter sp. DCM genome encodes:
- a CDS encoding Rqc2 family fibronectin-binding protein — protein MALDSITLYHLIKELQPQLIGTRIDKIQQPEKEEIHLIIRGSGKNMRLLLNAGSTAVRLHLSSESKKNPLTPPMFCMILRKHIENGKIIAIRQVGLERVVTLTIQNYNERGDLQNYDLHLEIMAKHSNLILVDSETNIILDGIRRYSHLLSRHREVLPGRRYVAPPSQNKIEPMGNEEKWMQKILETPLDRRISDILVMFFDGISPELAREIVLRAELDPNSVLDNCGEIDLSRLYQAYAYFLIDKAVLPLAPCVYYASDKDKQTPTAFSIVPYRQYADLYRKDLSSLNDTVDLYYTQKNTSNKNDAKKGSLRKVVQDHLSHVIKKDGIYTETTAKAQKGLAYQKLGELLTANLYKLTPGMKEVTVEDYTDPEYQPLTITLDPNLSGIDNAQRYYKIYSKAKSTIKNTLPLQEDVRQEMAYLQSLLLSIDQTANDTELGEVYQELIDQGYVAWKHGKGDDARHSGGKGLAAGKGNRSGTGGKKAKEAPVYSIPHHYSSQTGKTIIVGRNNKQNDCMTWREAKPGDLWLHVKNIPGSHVIVPLTEGEEFPDDPTLLDAAALAIYYSQARGSSHVPVDYTHVREIKKPRGAKPGMVVYEQNWSLLLTPDQDTINRLLSTET, from the coding sequence ATGGCATTAGACAGTATTACTCTTTACCATTTGATCAAAGAGCTTCAGCCGCAGTTAATCGGCACCCGCATTGACAAGATACAGCAGCCTGAAAAGGAAGAGATCCACCTGATCATACGCGGATCGGGTAAAAATATGCGTCTATTATTAAACGCCGGAAGTACCGCTGTCCGGCTCCACCTCAGTTCTGAAAGCAAAAAGAACCCCCTCACTCCGCCGATGTTTTGCATGATTCTGCGCAAGCACATTGAAAACGGTAAAATCATTGCTATCCGCCAAGTTGGTTTAGAGCGTGTCGTTACCCTGACCATTCAGAATTACAATGAGCGCGGTGATCTGCAGAATTATGACTTGCATTTGGAAATCATGGCCAAGCACAGTAACCTGATCCTGGTCGATTCGGAAACAAACATCATTCTCGACGGTATTCGCCGATATTCGCATCTTCTCAGCCGTCACCGCGAAGTTCTTCCCGGAAGACGTTATGTGGCGCCACCATCACAAAATAAAATCGAACCGATGGGTAATGAAGAAAAGTGGATGCAGAAAATTTTGGAGACACCGCTTGACAGAAGAATCTCCGACATCTTAGTCATGTTCTTTGATGGAATCAGTCCGGAACTTGCCAGAGAAATCGTCCTGAGAGCCGAGCTCGATCCGAATAGCGTACTGGATAACTGCGGTGAAATCGATTTAAGCCGACTGTATCAGGCCTATGCGTATTTTTTGATAGATAAAGCCGTCTTGCCGCTCGCTCCCTGCGTCTATTATGCGTCGGACAAAGATAAGCAGACACCCACAGCTTTTTCGATTGTTCCTTATCGGCAATACGCGGATCTTTACCGAAAGGACCTCTCCAGTCTGAATGATACGGTGGACCTGTATTATACTCAGAAAAATACTTCCAATAAAAACGATGCAAAAAAGGGTTCACTGCGCAAGGTTGTTCAGGACCATTTAAGCCATGTGATCAAAAAAGACGGTATCTACACGGAGACCACTGCCAAAGCCCAAAAAGGACTGGCCTATCAGAAACTGGGAGAACTATTAACGGCCAACTTGTATAAATTGACACCCGGGATGAAGGAAGTCACAGTCGAAGACTATACTGATCCTGAATATCAGCCGTTGACAATTACGTTGGATCCGAATCTATCCGGAATCGACAATGCGCAACGGTATTACAAAATATACAGCAAAGCCAAGTCGACGATAAAAAACACACTACCCCTTCAGGAAGATGTCCGCCAAGAGATGGCATACCTTCAGTCTTTACTCCTAAGCATTGATCAAACCGCGAATGATACTGAACTGGGTGAAGTCTATCAGGAACTGATCGATCAAGGGTATGTCGCATGGAAACACGGTAAGGGGGACGATGCCAGGCACTCCGGGGGGAAAGGCCTCGCTGCCGGCAAGGGCAACCGCTCCGGCACCGGCGGCAAAAAAGCGAAAGAAGCCCCGGTGTACTCTATTCCTCATCATTATTCTTCACAAACTGGCAAAACAATTATCGTCGGACGCAACAATAAGCAAAACGACTGTATGACCTGGCGCGAAGCAAAACCAGGGGACCTCTGGCTGCATGTAAAAAATATACCGGGATCCCATGTCATTGTTCCACTGACGGAAGGCGAAGAATTCCCGGATGATCCGACCCTGCTTGATGCCGCAGCACTGGCAATTTACTACAGCCAAGCCCGTGGCTCATCCCACGTTCCGGTGGATTATACCCATGTCCGCGAGATTAAGAAACCCCGCGGAGCAAAGCCCGGGATGGTCGTTTACGAGCAAAACTGGTCCCTGCTCTTAACCCCGGATCAGGACACCATTAACCGTCTCCTCTCCACCGAAACCTAA
- the coaBC gene encoding bifunctional phosphopantothenoylcysteine decarboxylase/phosphopantothenate--cysteine ligase CoaBC, with protein MFRGRSILLGVTGSIAAYKAVDIASRVKKKGAEVDVVMTRSAAEFVTPLTFRSITGRPVYTDLFDEPKTWNIEHISLAQKADITLIAPATANILAKMAVGIADDFLSTVLMAVKNPIFVAPAMNHAMYHHPATEQNLEILQQRGVNVIGPAKGYQACGTEGDGRMVEAAEIVAYLEGFFADRNLLQGRHVLVTAGGTREELDPVRYLGNYSSGKMGYAIAQAFTETGAQVTLVSGPTAIPVPSGVDLVRVTSAEEMYEEVLQRYNDLDIVVKAAAVADFRPASRHEQKIKKDGQAYSLELIPNPDILAALGEKKKHQFLVGFAAETQNSYANGLDKMKRKNVDMLVVNDVTVPGAGFGTDTNIVSFLYADGRKLDLPKMSKIEIARTLVKEIAALIKGNLTKE; from the coding sequence ATGTTTCGAGGTAGAAGTATCCTCTTGGGTGTGACCGGCAGTATTGCGGCTTATAAGGCTGTCGATATCGCCAGCAGGGTGAAGAAAAAAGGTGCTGAAGTCGATGTCGTCATGACGCGCTCCGCAGCAGAGTTTGTTACGCCGCTCACGTTTCGAAGTATTACCGGCAGGCCGGTATACACGGATCTTTTCGACGAACCCAAAACGTGGAACATCGAACATATATCGTTGGCTCAAAAAGCGGATATCACCCTAATTGCTCCGGCGACAGCCAACATTCTGGCTAAGATGGCAGTCGGTATCGCGGACGATTTTCTTTCCACCGTACTCATGGCTGTTAAGAATCCAATTTTTGTGGCGCCGGCGATGAATCATGCCATGTACCACCACCCTGCGACTGAGCAAAACCTTGAAATATTGCAGCAGCGTGGGGTAAATGTTATTGGCCCGGCTAAGGGATATCAGGCATGCGGGACTGAGGGCGACGGGCGGATGGTCGAAGCTGCGGAAATTGTTGCCTATTTGGAGGGCTTTTTTGCAGATCGAAATCTTCTGCAGGGACGCCATGTGCTGGTCACAGCAGGCGGTACGCGGGAAGAGCTTGATCCTGTTCGTTACTTGGGTAACTATAGTTCCGGCAAGATGGGCTATGCTATTGCGCAAGCCTTTACGGAGACTGGAGCGCAAGTCACGTTAGTAAGCGGTCCCACCGCAATACCTGTACCCAGTGGCGTTGACCTCGTTCGGGTCACATCGGCGGAAGAAATGTATGAGGAAGTACTCCAGCGATACAACGACCTTGATATTGTGGTCAAGGCGGCCGCTGTCGCTGATTTTCGACCGGCATCCCGCCATGAGCAAAAGATAAAAAAAGATGGACAAGCATACTCGTTGGAGTTAATTCCCAATCCGGATATTTTAGCTGCCCTTGGCGAAAAAAAGAAACATCAGTTTTTGGTCGGGTTTGCTGCCGAAACACAAAATTCTTATGCCAACGGCTTGGATAAAATGAAACGCAAAAATGTCGATATGCTGGTTGTTAACGATGTGACTGTACCCGGTGCGGGCTTTGGGACAGATACCAATATTGTAAGCTTCCTCTATGCGGATGGACGGAAACTGGATCTGCCAAAAATGAGCAAAATAGAAATCGCCAGGACATTGGTGAAAGAAATAGCCGCCTTAATCAAAGGCAACCTAACAAAGGAGTGA
- the dapF gene encoding diaminopimelate epimerase codes for MDFVKMHGLGNDFICLDHFLLHDPMDYSEIAVRACHRRFGIGADGLLVILASDKADARMRIFNPDGSEPEMCGNGIRCFARYVYDRGYVKKKAMTIETLAGILSVNLEISEEEVVGVTVNMGEPCLVPGLIPVLAEKENALNEKLIAEGQEFLFSAVSMGNPHCVIIVDDLDALLFESLGPAIEKHPLFPKKTNVEFVRIDNPQEITVKVWERGAGPTLACGTGACACVVAAVSAGKTQRNVTVHLPGGDLEIAWNKDNTVDMTGPAVYVFEGKTLENR; via the coding sequence ATGGATTTTGTGAAAATGCATGGTCTGGGAAACGATTTTATCTGCCTGGATCATTTTCTTTTACATGACCCTATGGATTATTCCGAAATAGCGGTTCGCGCCTGTCATCGTCGTTTCGGGATTGGCGCAGACGGATTGCTCGTCATCCTCGCTTCGGATAAGGCTGACGCACGGATGCGTATATTTAATCCGGATGGTTCAGAACCGGAGATGTGCGGCAATGGGATACGCTGTTTTGCCAGATATGTCTATGATCGCGGCTATGTCAAAAAGAAAGCAATGACCATCGAAACGCTGGCGGGGATTCTTTCGGTTAACTTGGAAATCAGTGAGGAAGAAGTGGTTGGAGTAACCGTCAATATGGGTGAACCCTGTCTTGTTCCGGGTTTGATTCCGGTTTTAGCTGAAAAAGAGAACGCTTTAAATGAAAAATTGATTGCCGAAGGCCAAGAATTCCTATTCTCGGCTGTGTCGATGGGCAATCCGCATTGTGTTATTATCGTCGATGATCTGGACGCGCTGCTGTTCGAATCACTGGGACCAGCCATTGAAAAACACCCGCTTTTTCCGAAAAAAACGAATGTTGAATTCGTACGGATCGATAATCCGCAGGAAATTACTGTAAAGGTTTGGGAACGAGGGGCAGGACCGACGCTTGCCTGTGGGACCGGAGCCTGTGCCTGCGTTGTCGCGGCTGTATCGGCAGGTAAAACCCAGAGAAACGTGACTGTCCACTTGCCCGGCGGAGATTTGGAGATTGCATGGAATAAGGATAATACGGTGGATATGACCGGACCGGCTGTCTATGTCTTTGAGGGGAAGACATTAGAGAATCGCTAG
- a CDS encoding LL-diaminopimelate aminotransferase, with the protein MAFVNENYLKLPGSYLFSEIARRERQFRSENPDCDIIKMGIGDVTKPLSSAVVEAMHQAVDEMSGQKTFRGYGPEQGYEFLIEKIIAHDFTPRGVKLSVDEVFVSDGAKTDTANFQELFGVDTVFAVTDPVYPVYVDSNVMAGRTGLYNQEKGQYDRIVYLPCNVQNGLKPALPDVKVDLIYLCYPNNPTGMTLSKDELKTWVDYARNNRAIILFDAAYEAFIREDGVPHSIFEIEGAREVAVEFRSFSKTAGFTGTRCAYTIVPQEVMVYDSNGQAHSLNKLWLRRQTTKFNGVSYPVQAAAAAVFSEAGQRQIKETIDYYMANAAIIREGLENAGYTVFGGINAPYIWLKTPGQTGSWEFFDKLMREAHVIGTPGAGFGASGEGFFRLTAFNTKENTEKAIERIKTRLS; encoded by the coding sequence ATGGCTTTTGTCAATGAGAACTATCTAAAATTACCCGGAAGTTATCTTTTTTCGGAGATTGCTCGCCGGGAAAGACAATTTCGCAGTGAGAATCCGGATTGTGATATTATCAAAATGGGGATTGGGGATGTAACCAAGCCCCTGTCATCCGCTGTCGTCGAGGCGATGCATCAAGCTGTTGATGAAATGAGCGGCCAGAAGACTTTCCGGGGTTACGGGCCGGAGCAGGGGTATGAATTTCTGATCGAGAAAATCATCGCCCATGATTTTACGCCGCGGGGTGTTAAACTCAGTGTTGACGAAGTCTTTGTCAGTGACGGTGCTAAGACAGATACTGCGAATTTCCAGGAACTATTTGGTGTTGACACTGTTTTTGCGGTGACCGATCCTGTCTACCCGGTGTATGTTGACAGCAACGTTATGGCAGGACGTACGGGTTTATATAACCAGGAAAAAGGTCAATATGACAGGATCGTCTACCTGCCGTGTAATGTGCAGAACGGCTTAAAACCGGCACTTCCGGACGTCAAAGTCGATTTGATTTATTTGTGTTATCCGAATAACCCAACGGGGATGACCCTTTCAAAAGATGAATTAAAAACATGGGTCGACTATGCACGGAACAACAGAGCCATTATCCTTTTCGATGCGGCTTATGAGGCATTCATCCGAGAAGACGGTGTTCCCCACAGTATTTTCGAAATCGAAGGAGCCCGTGAGGTCGCCGTAGAATTCCGGAGTTTTTCCAAGACTGCGGGTTTTACCGGGACACGATGCGCGTATACGATCGTTCCTCAGGAAGTGATGGTCTACGATAGCAATGGTCAAGCCCATAGTTTAAATAAACTGTGGCTGAGGAGACAGACCACGAAATTTAATGGCGTTTCTTATCCGGTTCAGGCTGCAGCAGCGGCTGTCTTTTCAGAAGCGGGTCAGAGACAGATCAAGGAAACGATCGATTACTATATGGCTAATGCAGCGATTATCCGTGAAGGATTGGAGAATGCGGGCTATACGGTTTTTGGCGGGATTAACGCACCGTATATCTGGCTGAAGACCCCCGGACAGACGGGGTCATGGGAATTCTTCGACAAACTGATGCGGGAAGCACACGTTATCGGAACCCCTGGGGCTGGTTTCGGAGCAAGTGGCGAAGGGTTTTTCCGGTTAACCGCGTTCAATACGAAGGAAAATACCGAGAAAGCCATTGAAAGAATCAAAACACGATTAAGCTAA
- a CDS encoding MarR family transcriptional regulator: MNEIEQQAFIFGNIFVLANRLQVLGDAFDKNITIKQWLFLACVAQFKSAPTVSEVAEHIGYSRQNAKRMADALEQREFVRIVKDNTDARALRIHLTPKFNDYFESRRQKEVAFIQNLFHGFDLKLTSGLYQGLIQLTENMITMEKENAEVKE, translated from the coding sequence GTGAACGAAATAGAACAACAGGCATTTATCTTCGGCAATATTTTTGTTTTGGCCAACAGGCTCCAGGTACTGGGTGATGCTTTTGATAAAAACATAACCATCAAGCAATGGCTGTTCTTGGCCTGTGTCGCCCAGTTTAAGTCAGCGCCCACCGTGAGTGAAGTCGCAGAGCATATTGGTTATTCCAGGCAGAACGCCAAGCGCATGGCAGATGCACTCGAACAAAGGGAGTTTGTCCGCATCGTCAAAGATAACACCGATGCCAGAGCATTACGGATCCATCTGACTCCCAAGTTTAACGATTATTTTGAATCACGTCGCCAAAAAGAAGTCGCATTTATACAAAACCTATTTCATGGATTTGACTTGAAATTAACGAGCGGATTGTATCAAGGATTAATCCAACTTACAGAAAATATGATCACGATGGAGAAAGAAAATGCGGAAGTTAAGGAGTAG
- the rpoZ gene encoding DNA-directed RNA polymerase subunit omega, whose amino-acid sequence MKQPSLDILMNHADSKYTLVVAAAKRARVLMANLDINDFKDTKPVSRALAEIAGGKVDSTFFDKVDSDVSR is encoded by the coding sequence ATGAAACAGCCGTCATTGGATATTCTGATGAATCATGCTGACAGTAAATACACATTGGTCGTCGCAGCGGCAAAAAGAGCCCGGGTGCTTATGGCGAATTTGGATATCAATGATTTCAAAGATACCAAACCCGTAAGCAGAGCGCTTGCTGAGATTGCCGGCGGCAAAGTTGATTCGACATTTTTTGATAAGGTAGACAGTGATGTTTCGAGGTAG
- a CDS encoding YicC/YloC family endoribonuclease has translation MANSMTGFGRGEAKGCGYQISVEIKTVNNRFLEVVVKLPRNLNSIEERFRKAVQEKVQRGRADIYINIKETEEKKRLVKVDKDLVLSYDNSLKELANLLNTEYKCDLFSLVTLPEVLNVENEETSADDLWPFLESALKEAIDRLVCMRRDEGNRLTSDLLKRIDDLAGLVDQITLRAPKVVVEYQEKLRDRLSTLLADTAIEETRFITEVAIFADRASIEEELVRLRSHFVQFRDAFAASEPIGRKLDFLVQEMNREINTIGSKANDMEISRIVVQGKSDLEKIREQVQNIE, from the coding sequence TTGGCTAATAGCATGACCGGCTTCGGCAGAGGCGAAGCCAAGGGCTGTGGTTATCAGATTTCCGTTGAAATCAAAACTGTCAATAACCGCTTTTTGGAAGTGGTGGTCAAGCTGCCCAGAAACCTCAATAGCATTGAGGAACGTTTTCGGAAAGCTGTCCAAGAAAAGGTGCAGCGAGGCAGAGCCGATATCTATATTAATATCAAGGAAACGGAAGAAAAAAAGAGATTAGTAAAGGTTGACAAAGATTTAGTGCTGTCGTATGATAATTCTCTGAAGGAACTGGCAAATTTGCTCAATACAGAGTATAAATGCGACCTTTTCAGCTTGGTTACTCTCCCGGAAGTTCTCAACGTCGAAAACGAAGAAACCAGTGCCGATGATTTATGGCCATTTTTAGAATCAGCGTTAAAAGAAGCGATTGATAGGTTGGTCTGCATGCGCCGCGATGAAGGAAACCGACTTACTTCGGATCTATTGAAGCGGATTGATGATTTGGCGGGGCTGGTCGATCAGATAACACTCAGAGCACCAAAGGTCGTCGTTGAATATCAGGAAAAGCTGCGGGACAGGCTGTCGACACTCCTTGCCGATACGGCAATTGAAGAGACCCGGTTTATTACGGAAGTGGCGATATTCGCTGACCGCGCGTCCATTGAAGAAGAACTGGTCAGGCTGCGAAGCCATTTCGTTCAATTTAGAGATGCTTTTGCCGCATCCGAACCAATTGGGCGGAAACTGGATTTTCTTGTTCAGGAAATGAACAGAGAAATCAACACCATCGGCTCAAAGGCAAATGACATGGAGATATCCCGTATCGTAGTTCAAGGAAAAAGCGATCTGGAAAAAATCCGGGAACAGGTACAAAACATTGAGTAA
- a CDS encoding calcium-transporting P-type ATPase, PMR1-type — MQRQIWHIMTDVEICKGFRVEPGKGLSDKEVTRRLAEFGKNTLSIKKGINPVFLFLGQFKDFMVMVLMVATLISGLLGEIADAVTILAIVFVNAILGFIQEYRAERSMEALRSLAAPEAMVLRNNTTVRVPASELVPGDIVMLDAGDRIPADIRWLKTTNIRVEESALTGESQPTAKVDHPLLDEYLPIADRKNMGYMGTIVVNGRGLGVVVATGMDTEMGVIAGMIQEVQDEETPLQKRLAQLGKWLVTISVAVCVVVVITGILQGESFEKMFFAGVSLAVAAIPEGLPAIVTVALAIGVQRMVKRNAVIRKLPAVETLGCATVICSDKTGTLTQNEMTVRRIFCDNQIISLTGQGYDPKGEYHGINPYKEKGPLQELLKCAALCNNAVLTKKGVRVVGLFRGKNPDSVWGIDGDPTEGALLVAAAKAGIWREGLERKEQRVAEIPFESERKRMTVIYKSKDAFTAYVKGAADVILGLCTQEMTKDGVVPMTPERRKKILAYNDEMATHALRVLALAVRDIPKSDVSGEVEDNLTFLGLMGMIDPPRTSAIKAIKICQAAGIKPVMITGDHKLTAQAVAKELGIIKGTDEHVVTGIDLDQMSDDDLEHQVMDISVFARVAPRDKLRIVRAYKKNKQIVAMTGDGVNDAPAVKEADIGVAMGQTGTDVTKEASAMIISDDNFATIVAAVEEGRGIYDNIRKFIRYLLSCNLGEVLTMFLGTLTGLPLPLLPIQILWVNLVTDGLPAMALGVDGSEPDIMKRSPRLPGENVFAKGLGKKILIRGTIIGLGTLLVFVIGLFYGTSLLAARTMAFTTLVFSQLFHVFDCKSERRGIFEVGIFSNPLLVGAVAVSVTMQLCAIYLPFMQTIFKTTALTGWQWIVILLVAGGPSVIIGLIRMIGNAAKTDSPRPRLIQKKL, encoded by the coding sequence ATGCAGCGGCAGATTTGGCATATCATGACAGATGTTGAAATATGCAAGGGATTTCGGGTCGAACCGGGAAAAGGCCTTAGCGATAAGGAGGTCACCCGAAGACTGGCGGAATTCGGTAAGAATACATTGAGTATCAAAAAGGGAATTAATCCGGTTTTCTTGTTTTTGGGTCAATTCAAGGATTTTATGGTGATGGTCCTGATGGTTGCTACGTTGATATCGGGATTATTGGGTGAAATCGCAGATGCTGTAACGATTCTGGCTATTGTTTTTGTGAATGCAATTTTAGGGTTTATTCAGGAATATCGTGCCGAGAGATCCATGGAAGCCCTGCGTTCTCTAGCTGCTCCCGAAGCGATGGTACTGCGTAACAACACAACGGTACGCGTGCCCGCTTCGGAACTGGTTCCCGGTGATATTGTCATGCTGGATGCAGGTGATCGTATACCGGCAGATATCCGCTGGCTGAAAACAACCAATATCCGTGTTGAGGAATCGGCGCTGACAGGAGAATCCCAACCCACAGCCAAAGTAGATCACCCCCTATTGGATGAATACCTGCCAATAGCAGACAGAAAAAATATGGGCTATATGGGGACGATCGTTGTCAATGGCCGTGGTCTTGGTGTCGTAGTTGCCACCGGAATGGATACGGAAATGGGAGTCATTGCCGGAATGATTCAGGAAGTGCAGGACGAGGAGACCCCTCTTCAGAAAAGACTCGCCCAACTAGGCAAATGGTTGGTGACAATCAGTGTGGCAGTCTGCGTGGTCGTTGTTATTACCGGGATCCTGCAAGGCGAGAGTTTTGAAAAAATGTTCTTTGCCGGCGTTTCGTTGGCAGTAGCGGCAATCCCGGAAGGTCTACCGGCTATCGTTACGGTTGCATTGGCCATTGGTGTACAACGGATGGTCAAGCGCAATGCAGTAATCCGTAAACTGCCGGCAGTAGAAACACTGGGCTGTGCGACGGTTATTTGTTCGGATAAGACGGGGACACTGACACAAAATGAAATGACAGTGCGCAGGATATTCTGCGATAATCAGATTATTTCACTGACAGGACAGGGTTATGACCCTAAAGGAGAATATCATGGCATCAATCCCTATAAGGAAAAAGGCCCCCTGCAAGAATTGTTAAAATGCGCAGCCCTATGCAACAATGCCGTGCTGACTAAAAAAGGCGTCCGGGTAGTCGGGTTATTTCGTGGCAAGAATCCGGACAGCGTTTGGGGGATCGATGGCGATCCCACAGAAGGTGCATTATTAGTTGCTGCAGCGAAGGCGGGTATCTGGCGTGAAGGGCTTGAACGGAAGGAACAGCGGGTCGCTGAGATTCCTTTTGAATCCGAGCGTAAACGGATGACAGTTATTTATAAAAGCAAAGATGCCTTCACGGCTTATGTAAAAGGGGCTGCCGATGTTATCTTAGGCTTATGTACACAGGAGATGACCAAAGATGGTGTTGTCCCGATGACCCCTGAGAGACGGAAGAAGATTCTTGCCTATAATGATGAGATGGCGACGCATGCCCTGAGAGTCCTGGCCCTGGCTGTCAGAGACATTCCCAAGAGTGATGTCAGCGGCGAGGTGGAAGATAATCTCACGTTCCTTGGCCTGATGGGGATGATTGATCCTCCGCGTACCAGCGCTATTAAAGCCATCAAAATATGCCAGGCAGCCGGTATAAAACCGGTGATGATCACCGGTGATCATAAACTGACAGCACAAGCGGTGGCCAAAGAGTTAGGGATCATCAAAGGCACAGATGAGCACGTCGTGACCGGTATAGATCTTGACCAAATGAGCGATGACGATCTGGAACATCAGGTCATGGATATTTCTGTTTTTGCCAGAGTGGCACCACGAGATAAATTGCGCATTGTTCGGGCGTATAAAAAGAATAAACAAATTGTGGCGATGACTGGTGACGGTGTTAATGATGCGCCGGCGGTTAAAGAAGCGGATATTGGCGTCGCTATGGGACAAACAGGGACGGATGTAACCAAGGAAGCCTCAGCCATGATCATATCTGACGATAACTTTGCAACGATTGTGGCTGCAGTTGAGGAAGGGCGGGGAATCTATGACAATATCCGCAAATTCATTCGTTATCTTTTGTCCTGTAATCTCGGGGAAGTACTCACAATGTTCTTGGGAACACTGACCGGACTGCCTCTGCCGCTGTTACCTATACAGATACTGTGGGTGAATCTGGTAACGGATGGGTTGCCTGCTATGGCCTTGGGTGTTGACGGATCCGAACCGGATATTATGAAAAGAAGTCCGCGCCTGCCCGGAGAAAATGTTTTTGCCAAAGGTCTGGGAAAAAAAATATTGATACGAGGAACAATAATCGGACTGGGCACGTTGCTGGTATTCGTTATTGGATTATTTTACGGTACAAGTTTACTGGCAGCTCGGACAATGGCGTTTACAACATTGGTATTCTCGCAGCTCTTTCATGTATTTGATTGCAAATCGGAACGCAGAGGGATTTTCGAGGTGGGTATATTCTCTAATCCCTTATTAGTCGGTGCTGTAGCCGTTTCAGTGACCATGCAGCTCTGTGCGATTTATCTGCCTTTTATGCAGACTATTTTTAAGACGACGGCACTTACTGGCTGGCAGTGGATTGTAATCCTGCTCGTTGCCGGCGGACCGAGTGTAATCATCGGTTTGATTCGCATGATAGGAAATGCCGCGAAAACAGACAGCCCCAGGCCACGTTTGATACAGAAGAAACTATGA
- the gmk gene encoding guanylate kinase translates to MEDKGLLLVVSGPAGVGKGTLCKRLFSQAEKLNLEYSVSVTTRSPRPGEIEGKEYYFRTREEFLDMIANNEFLEWAEFCGNLYGTPLFHVHNVLKQDKTILLEIDIQGAKLVKEVFPHGVFIFIVPPTFTELADRLHGRGTESEEVIALRLAQAVEEMQNINDYDYAVENDEVDVAVEKIKSIIIAEHCRIKKTSS, encoded by the coding sequence ATGGAAGATAAAGGACTGCTGCTGGTTGTTTCTGGGCCTGCCGGAGTTGGAAAGGGCACATTGTGCAAACGATTGTTTAGTCAGGCTGAGAAGCTGAACCTTGAATATTCTGTTTCGGTTACCACCCGAAGCCCACGACCGGGAGAAATCGAGGGGAAAGAATATTATTTCCGTACCAGGGAAGAGTTTCTGGACATGATTGCCAACAACGAGTTTCTGGAATGGGCTGAATTTTGTGGAAACCTATACGGGACTCCTTTGTTTCATGTCCACAATGTTTTGAAACAGGATAAAACAATTTTATTAGAGATTGATATTCAAGGAGCTAAGTTAGTAAAAGAGGTATTTCCTCACGGCGTCTTTATTTTTATTGTACCGCCTACTTTTACAGAACTGGCTGACCGGCTCCATGGCAGAGGGACAGAGAGCGAGGAAGTCATCGCCTTGAGGCTGGCTCAGGCTGTAGAAGAAATGCAGAATATTAATGATTACGATTATGCTGTAGAAAATGATGAAGTTGATGTCGCCGTTGAGAAAATAAAAAGTATCATTATCGCGGAACATTGCCGCATAAAGAAAACGTCTTCTTAA
- the remA gene encoding extracellular matrix/biofilm regulator RemA, whose translation MDIKLINIGFGNIVSANRIIAIVSPESAPIKRIIQEARDAGMLIDATYGRRTRAVVMCDSHHVILSAVQPETVAHRLTVKESSNEDPVD comes from the coding sequence TTGGACATCAAGCTTATTAACATAGGATTTGGCAATATTGTATCTGCCAATAGAATCATTGCTATCGTCAGTCCGGAATCGGCACCGATTAAACGAATCATTCAGGAAGCCCGGGATGCAGGCATGTTGATCGATGCGACATATGGCCGCAGAACACGTGCTGTGGTTATGTGTGACAGCCATCATGTCATCCTTTCAGCGGTTCAGCCTGAAACGGTTGCGCACCGACTGACAGTAAAAGAATCCAGTAATGAGGATCCGGTTGACTGA